Proteins encoded together in one Thermococcus barophilus MP window:
- the rpmC gene encoding 50S ribosomal protein L29, whose protein sequence is MKPSEIREMSLEEIEQKIRELRLELAKERGMLTMGTSLENPMVIRNLRRDIARLLTIKREKLRERR, encoded by the coding sequence ATGAAGCCCAGTGAAATTAGGGAGATGAGCTTGGAAGAGATTGAGCAGAAAATCAGAGAGCTTAGGCTTGAGCTTGCTAAGGAAAGGGGAATGCTCACGATGGGAACGTCTTTGGAGAACCCAATGGTTATTAGGAATCTTAGACGGGATATAGCCCGTTTGTTAACAATTAAAAGGGAGAAGTTGAGAGAAAGAAGGTGA
- a CDS encoding 50S ribosomal protein L32e, protein MNEKARLLRIRAKLKRKKPKFLRQEWWRFPKFKNDPKWRRPKGIDSKMRLKKKGKPRSPSIGWSSPKLVRGLHPSGYEEVLVHNVKELEALDPARQAARIARTVGKKKRIMIVERARELGIKVLNG, encoded by the coding sequence ATGAATGAGAAAGCGAGACTCTTAAGAATTAGGGCAAAGCTCAAGAGGAAAAAGCCCAAGTTCCTCAGGCAGGAGTGGTGGCGCTTTCCAAAGTTCAAGAACGATCCAAAGTGGAGAAGGCCAAAGGGAATTGACAGCAAGATGAGACTCAAGAAAAAGGGTAAGCCAAGGTCACCAAGCATTGGATGGAGCTCACCCAAACTTGTTAGAGGATTACATCCAAGTGGGTATGAGGAAGTGTTAGTGCACAACGTCAAGGAGCTTGAGGCACTTGACCCGGCAAGACAGGCAGCAAGGATTGCAAGAACCGTCGGAAAGAAGAAGAGGATTATGATAGTTGAGAGAGCCAGAGAACTGGGTATTAAGGTGCTCAACGGGTGA
- the yciH gene encoding stress response translation initiation inhibitor YciH, whose protein sequence is MVPRIVNPLDEMLFKEVLKEQQRIKVYIERARYGKLKTIIEGIDEKEFDLEEIAKKLKAKLACGGTVKKGRIELQGDHREKVKQLLAEYGFSEDLIEIE, encoded by the coding sequence TTGGTGCCAAGGATAGTAAACCCTCTGGATGAGATGTTGTTTAAAGAGGTATTGAAAGAACAGCAGAGGATTAAGGTCTATATTGAACGTGCAAGGTATGGAAAGCTGAAGACAATAATTGAAGGTATAGACGAGAAGGAATTTGACCTTGAGGAAATAGCAAAAAAACTGAAGGCGAAGCTGGCATGCGGAGGAACAGTAAAGAAGGGAAGAATCGAGCTTCAAGGGGATCACAGAGAAAAGGTCAAGCAATTGTTGGCAGAGTATGGATTTTCAGAGGACTTAATAGAAATCGAGTGA
- a CDS encoding ribonuclease P protein component 1 encodes MRRNSKEGKNRASRGSQRKGQAIVGRVWIFRGLNRNRVNKKTLIWHELIGLKVRIRKSSHPELVGIEGYVIDETRNTLTIVGEKVWIIPKNVVEFEFEVGNKKIVIDGKELIGRPEMRLKKRWKK; translated from the coding sequence ATGCGGAGGAACAGTAAAGAAGGGAAGAATCGAGCTTCAAGGGGATCACAGAGAAAAGGTCAAGCAATTGTTGGCAGAGTATGGATTTTCAGAGGACTTAATAGAAATCGAGTGAACAAGAAAACATTAATATGGCACGAGCTAATAGGGCTGAAGGTGAGAATCAGGAAGAGCTCTCATCCAGAGCTGGTTGGCATTGAGGGTTATGTAATAGACGAGACCAGAAATACGCTTACAATCGTCGGGGAAAAGGTTTGGATAATCCCCAAGAACGTTGTTGAATTTGAGTTTGAAGTTGGCAATAAGAAAATCGTGATCGATGGAAAGGAACTGATTGGAAGACCCGAGATGAGATTGAAGAAGAGGTGGAAAAAATGA
- a CDS encoding 50S ribosomal protein L14, with product MAKRGKKGAGATRGVSPVRPTRALPVGAYLKVADNSGAKVIQIIGVVEYHGVRRRLASAGVGDMVVATVKKGRPDMRHQVVRAVIVRQRKEYRRLDGMRVKFEDNAAVITTEDGVPRGTEIRGPIAREAAEKWVRLGGIASIVL from the coding sequence ATGGCAAAGAGAGGAAAGAAAGGTGCTGGTGCAACCAGAGGTGTTTCCCCTGTAAGGCCTACAAGGGCTTTACCCGTTGGTGCTTACCTTAAAGTTGCTGATAACAGCGGTGCGAAGGTAATCCAGATCATTGGTGTCGTTGAATACCATGGCGTTAGAAGAAGGCTGGCAAGTGCAGGCGTTGGTGATATGGTAGTTGCGACGGTTAAAAAGGGAAGACCAGACATGAGGCACCAAGTCGTTAGGGCAGTCATTGTTAGACAGAGAAAAGAATACAGAAGATTGGATGGTATGAGGGTTAAGTTTGAGGACAATGCAGCTGTTATTACAACAGAAGATGGTGTTCCGAGAGGAACTGAAATCAGGGGACCAATCGCAAGAGAAGCAGCTGAGAAGTGGGTTAGATTGGGTGGTATTGCGAGCATAGTATTGTGA
- the rpsS gene encoding 30S ribosomal protein S19, whose translation MARKEFRYRGYTLEELLNMPLDKVAELFPARQRRSLKRGFSPEQKKLLRKIRLAKKGKYKKPIRTHCRDMVILPEMVGITIYVHNGKEFVPVEIKPEMIGHYLGEFALTRKRVQHGSPGVGATRSSMFVAIK comes from the coding sequence ATGGCAAGAAAAGAGTTTAGATATCGCGGTTACACCCTTGAAGAGCTCTTAAACATGCCTCTTGATAAGGTAGCTGAGCTTTTCCCTGCAAGACAGAGGAGAAGCTTGAAGAGAGGCTTTAGTCCAGAGCAGAAGAAGCTCTTGAGGAAGATTAGGCTGGCTAAGAAGGGCAAATACAAGAAGCCCATCAGAACACACTGCAGGGACATGGTAATCCTCCCAGAGATGGTTGGTATAACCATCTACGTCCACAATGGAAAAGAGTTCGTGCCCGTTGAAATAAAGCCAGAGATGATAGGACACTACTTGGGTGAGTTTGCATTAACAAGAAAGAGAGTCCAGCACGGTTCACCTGGTGTTGGTGCAACAAGATCATCAATGTTCGTTGCAATCAAGTGA
- a CDS encoding 50S ribosomal protein L5: MIANREAILADWEAHPMRRPRIAKVTINIGVGGSGERLTKAETMLQQLVGQKPIRRRAKKTNRDFGIRRGEPIAVKVTLRGKKAYEMLKRLLAAVDNKLKASSFDEHGNVCFGIDEHINIPGVEYDPEIGIFGMDVCVTLERPGFRVARRRRKRTKIPTRHKLTKEEGMVFMQEEFGVEIVEG; this comes from the coding sequence ATGATAGCAAATAGAGAGGCAATCTTAGCGGATTGGGAAGCTCATCCAATGAGGAGACCGAGGATAGCTAAGGTTACAATCAACATTGGTGTTGGCGGGAGCGGAGAAAGGCTAACCAAAGCAGAGACAATGCTCCAGCAGCTTGTTGGACAGAAGCCAATTAGGAGAAGGGCAAAGAAAACAAACAGGGATTTTGGAATTAGAAGAGGAGAGCCAATAGCTGTAAAAGTTACACTCAGAGGAAAGAAAGCCTATGAAATGCTCAAGAGACTTTTAGCAGCAGTTGACAACAAGCTCAAGGCATCAAGTTTTGATGAACACGGAAACGTCTGCTTTGGAATTGATGAGCATATCAATATCCCGGGAGTTGAATACGACCCAGAGATCGGTATCTTCGGTATGGATGTCTGTGTCACCCTTGAGAGACCAGGATTTAGAGTTGCAAGAAGGAGGAGAAAGAGAACAAAGATACCCACAAGACACAAACTGACAAAAGAAGAAGGTATGGTTTTCATGCAAGAGGAGTTTGGCGTTGAGATTGTGGAGGGATGA
- the rplV gene encoding 50S ribosomal protein L22, with the protein MSRGRFGYSFQNFDPERMARASGRDLRISPKFSVEICREIRGMMLNDAIKFLDDVIAMRRPVPLRRFNDSQGHKRGKGFGPGRYPVKVAKAIKKVLLNAKNNAEQKGLDPDKLKIIHAAAHRGPVLRGYIPRAFGRATPFNEETTHIEIVVEEVRR; encoded by the coding sequence ATGTCCAGAGGAAGATTTGGCTACTCTTTCCAAAATTTTGATCCAGAAAGGATGGCGAGAGCAAGTGGAAGGGACTTAAGAATCTCACCAAAGTTTTCCGTCGAGATATGCAGAGAGATTAGGGGAATGATGCTTAACGATGCAATAAAATTCCTTGATGATGTAATTGCAATGAGGAGACCAGTTCCATTGAGAAGATTCAACGACTCACAGGGACACAAGAGAGGAAAGGGCTTTGGTCCAGGTAGGTATCCAGTCAAGGTTGCAAAGGCAATAAAGAAAGTTCTCCTGAATGCAAAGAACAACGCAGAGCAGAAGGGACTTGATCCAGACAAGCTTAAGATCATCCATGCAGCAGCCCACAGGGGCCCAGTGCTCAGGGGGTACATCCCAAGGGCTTTTGGAAGGGCTACACCATTCAACGAGGAGACAACGCACATTGAGATAGTTGTTGAAGAGGTAAGGAGGTGA
- a CDS encoding 30S ribosomal protein S8 encodes MTLLDPLANALSHITNSEKVGKKEVYIKPASKLIGEVLRVMQENGYIGEFEFIDDGRAGIYRVQLIGKINKAGAIKPRFPVKARDYEYWEKRFLPAFEFGILIVSTSQGVMTHKEARDRGIGGRLIAYVY; translated from the coding sequence ATGACTTTGCTTGATCCGCTGGCAAATGCCCTGTCTCATATCACAAACAGTGAGAAGGTTGGGAAGAAAGAGGTTTACATAAAGCCAGCCTCAAAGCTCATTGGGGAAGTTTTGAGGGTCATGCAGGAAAACGGTTACATCGGTGAATTCGAGTTCATCGACGACGGAAGGGCTGGAATTTATAGGGTTCAGCTCATAGGCAAGATAAACAAAGCTGGGGCAATAAAGCCAAGATTCCCTGTCAAGGCGAGAGACTATGAGTACTGGGAGAAGAGGTTCCTCCCAGCATTCGAGTTTGGAATACTGATAGTCTCAACATCCCAAGGAGTAATGACCCACAAAGAAGCAAGAGATAGGGGAATTGGTGGAAGGCTGATAGCCTACGTCTACTGA
- the rpsC gene encoding 30S ribosomal protein S3 — MAIERYFIREAVKEMLIDEYLEKELRRAGYGGLDIKKTPLGTKVIIFAANPGYVIGRGGRRIRELTRILERQFGLENPQIEVEEIKNPYLNAKVQAVRLAQALERGVHFRRAAYAAIRAIMRNGARGVEIRLSGKLTGERAKSIRFYQGYLAKVGNPAETLVSKGYAQALLKLGVIGVKVAIMPPEARLPDEIEIIEKPLEEEVSEG; from the coding sequence ATGGCTATTGAGAGATACTTCATTAGAGAAGCAGTTAAAGAAATGCTCATCGATGAATATCTGGAAAAGGAATTAAGGAGAGCAGGTTACGGTGGACTGGACATTAAGAAAACACCTCTTGGAACAAAAGTTATAATTTTTGCAGCGAATCCTGGTTATGTTATAGGTAGAGGTGGGAGAAGAATCAGGGAGCTCACAAGGATTCTTGAGAGGCAGTTCGGATTGGAAAATCCACAGATTGAAGTTGAGGAAATTAAGAACCCTTATCTAAACGCAAAGGTTCAGGCAGTTAGGCTTGCCCAAGCTTTAGAAAGGGGCGTTCACTTCAGAAGGGCAGCTTATGCGGCAATTAGGGCAATTATGAGGAATGGTGCAAGAGGCGTCGAGATTCGCTTAAGCGGAAAGCTTACAGGTGAGAGAGCAAAGAGCATTAGATTTTACCAGGGCTACCTTGCAAAAGTCGGAAACCCTGCCGAAACCTTAGTCAGCAAGGGATATGCACAGGCTTTGCTTAAGCTTGGTGTTATTGGTGTTAAAGTCGCGATAATGCCGCCAGAGGCAAGGCTTCCAGATGAAATTGAGATTATTGAGAAGCCACTTGAAGAAGAGGTGAGCGAAGGATGA
- a CDS encoding 50S ribosomal protein L6, with the protein MPIDAWVREEVEIPEGVEVTVENNLVKVKGPKGELERELKYPGVKIFTEDGKVVIYKDFPRRKDIAIARTFKAHINNMIKGVTEGFTYKLKVVYSHFPVTVKVQGDKVIIENFLGEKAPRIAQILPGVKVKVQGQEIIVEGIDKEKVGQTAANIEQATRITKWDRRVFQDGIYIVEKAGKPIKF; encoded by the coding sequence ATGCCAATTGATGCGTGGGTAAGGGAAGAAGTTGAAATTCCAGAGGGAGTTGAAGTCACCGTTGAAAATAACCTTGTTAAAGTAAAGGGGCCAAAAGGTGAGCTTGAAAGAGAGCTGAAGTATCCAGGAGTTAAGATATTCACAGAAGATGGCAAGGTTGTGATTTACAAGGACTTTCCAAGGAGAAAGGACATAGCAATTGCAAGAACATTCAAGGCACACATAAACAACATGATTAAGGGTGTAACAGAGGGCTTCACATACAAGCTTAAGGTTGTTTACAGTCACTTCCCAGTTACTGTTAAGGTTCAGGGAGATAAAGTTATCATCGAGAACTTCCTTGGTGAAAAAGCTCCAAGAATAGCTCAAATATTGCCGGGAGTCAAGGTCAAAGTTCAAGGACAGGAAATCATTGTTGAAGGAATCGATAAAGAAAAAGTAGGACAAACAGCTGCAAATATTGAGCAGGCAACGAGGATTACAAAGTGGGATAGAAGAGTGTTCCAAGATGGAATTTACATTGTTGAGAAGGCTGGCAAGCCTATAAAATTCTGA
- a CDS encoding 50S ribosomal protein L23, with protein MDPYKVIIRPVVTEKAVSLIEKENKLTFIVDRRATKQDIKRAVEEIYNVKVEKVNTLITMKGEKKAYVKLKPEYSASEIAARIGLF; from the coding sequence ATGGATCCGTACAAGGTTATTATTAGACCTGTTGTTACAGAAAAGGCAGTTTCATTGATTGAGAAAGAAAACAAGCTCACATTCATCGTTGACAGAAGAGCCACAAAGCAAGATATCAAGAGAGCAGTAGAGGAGATCTACAATGTTAAAGTTGAAAAAGTGAATACACTTATTACAATGAAGGGCGAGAAGAAGGCATATGTTAAGCTCAAGCCTGAATACAGTGCAAGTGAAATCGCTGCCAGGATAGGATTGTTCTGA
- a CDS encoding 30S ribosomal protein S14 has product MAKADYNRRKPRRFGKGARRCIRCGQYGPIIRIHGLMLCRHCFREMAPKLGFRKYE; this is encoded by the coding sequence ATGGCGAAGGCAGACTACAACAGGAGAAAACCGAGAAGGTTTGGTAAGGGTGCGAGAAGGTGCATTCGTTGCGGACAGTATGGGCCGATCATCAGAATCCACGGACTTATGTTGTGCAGGCACTGCTTTAGAGAGATGGCTCCAAAGTTAGGATTTAGGAAATACGAGTGA
- a CDS encoding 50S ribosomal protein L2, with amino-acid sequence MGKSLIQQRRGKGSPTFRAPSHRYRGAVRYIPLNLTKEKTIVGKVVEILHDPGRTAPVARVKFENGLEKLIIAPEGLLVGDEIAIGPNAPIKIGNTLPLAMIPEGTYIYDIEAVPGDGGKFVRAGGSYALVVSREKDKVIVQLPSGELKAFNPMCRATIGVVAGGGRLEKPLVKAGKAYYVMKARNRFWPKPRGVKMNAVNHPHGGKEHHIGRPSTVSRRAPPGRKVGHIAARRTGRRK; translated from the coding sequence ATGGGTAAGAGTTTGATTCAACAGAGGAGAGGTAAAGGAAGTCCAACCTTTAGGGCCCCGTCTCACAGGTATAGGGGAGCTGTGAGGTATATACCCCTTAACCTGACAAAGGAAAAGACAATCGTTGGTAAGGTCGTTGAAATCCTCCACGATCCTGGAAGAACCGCACCAGTTGCAAGGGTTAAGTTTGAAAACGGTCTTGAAAAGCTCATTATAGCCCCAGAGGGACTCTTGGTTGGAGATGAGATAGCAATTGGACCAAACGCACCAATCAAGATAGGCAACACACTTCCATTAGCTATGATCCCTGAGGGAACTTACATCTATGACATTGAGGCAGTTCCAGGTGATGGAGGAAAGTTCGTAAGAGCCGGCGGTAGCTATGCATTAGTTGTCAGCAGAGAAAAAGACAAGGTCATTGTTCAACTGCCGAGCGGTGAGCTTAAAGCATTCAACCCAATGTGCAGGGCAACAATTGGTGTTGTCGCCGGTGGTGGAAGGTTGGAGAAGCCATTAGTTAAGGCGGGTAAGGCATACTATGTCATGAAAGCAAGGAACAGGTTCTGGCCGAAGCCAAGAGGTGTCAAGATGAACGCTGTGAACCACCCACACGGTGGTAAAGAGCACCACATCGGCAGACCAAGCACCGTCTCTCGTAGAGCTCCACCCGGAAGAAAGGTTGGTCATATTGCTGCGAGAAGAACGGGTAGGAGGAAGTGA
- the rpl4p gene encoding 50S ribosomal protein L4, which translates to MKVKVFSLNGEPIEEIELPKVFETPFRPDLIRRAVIASWTHRIQPQGRDPMAGKRRVTENIGKGHGMARVERIKTAPRFAAFVPFARGGRRAHPPKVEKIIWEDINRKEKKLALMSAIAATANYDLVRARGHIIDNVPQIPLIVEDELEKIGKTRETREIFKKLGIWDDIERAKKNTKVRAGKGKMRGRRYKKAKGPLIVVAKNEGIILGARNHPGVDVVLVDNLGVEVLAPGTHPGRLTIWTKGAIERLREIYG; encoded by the coding sequence ATGAAGGTTAAGGTATTTTCACTCAACGGCGAGCCAATTGAGGAAATTGAGCTGCCCAAGGTATTTGAAACTCCCTTCAGACCAGATTTGATTAGAAGAGCGGTCATCGCTTCATGGACACACAGAATTCAGCCCCAGGGTAGAGACCCAATGGCCGGTAAGAGAAGGGTCACAGAGAACATTGGTAAGGGTCACGGAATGGCAAGAGTTGAAAGAATAAAGACCGCTCCAAGGTTTGCTGCATTCGTCCCATTTGCAAGGGGAGGTAGAAGGGCTCATCCGCCAAAGGTCGAGAAGATAATCTGGGAGGATATCAACAGGAAAGAGAAAAAGCTTGCCCTCATGAGTGCAATTGCAGCAACAGCCAACTATGATTTGGTTAGAGCGAGAGGGCACATAATCGACAACGTTCCGCAAATTCCACTCATCGTTGAGGATGAGCTCGAGAAGATAGGTAAGACAAGGGAGACAAGGGAGATATTCAAGAAGCTCGGCATTTGGGATGATATTGAGAGAGCTAAGAAGAACACAAAGGTTAGAGCTGGAAAAGGTAAGATGAGAGGAAGGAGATACAAGAAGGCCAAAGGTCCACTCATCGTCGTTGCAAAGAATGAGGGAATAATCTTAGGCGCAAGGAACCACCCAGGTGTTGATGTTGTATTAGTAGATAACCTTGGAGTTGAGGTTTTAGCACCAGGTACACACCCAGGAAGATTGACAATCTGGACAAAGGGTGCAATTGAGAGATTGAGGGAGATTTACGGGTGA
- a CDS encoding 50S ribosomal protein L19e — translation MRMQRRIAAEILKCGENRIWIDPERIEDVKSAITREDIKRLIKEGVIKKKPVKGQSTYRAKIRHEQRKKGRHRGPGSRKGKKTARMGKKERWIMTIRALRKELRKLKAEKKIDVHTYRRLYIRAKGGQFKNKHQLYLFLEEKGILKR, via the coding sequence ATGAGAATGCAGAGAAGAATTGCTGCTGAGATTTTGAAATGTGGTGAGAACAGAATCTGGATTGACCCTGAGAGAATTGAGGATGTCAAATCCGCAATCACAAGGGAAGATATCAAGCGTTTGATAAAAGAGGGAGTTATTAAGAAAAAGCCAGTCAAGGGACAGAGCACTTACAGAGCTAAAATAAGGCACGAGCAGAGGAAGAAAGGAAGACACAGGGGGCCAGGAAGCAGAAAGGGCAAGAAGACAGCGAGAATGGGCAAGAAAGAGAGATGGATTATGACCATCAGGGCATTGAGAAAAGAACTTAGAAAACTCAAGGCAGAGAAGAAGATAGATGTTCACACCTACAGGAGATTGTACATAAGAGCAAAAGGTGGACAGTTCAAGAACAAGCACCAGCTCTACCTGTTCCTTGAGGAGAAGGGAATATTGAAGAGGTGA
- the rplX gene encoding 50S ribosomal protein L24, which translates to MRLKSKQPRKQRKFLYNAPLHLRHKIMSATLSPELREKYGVRNLPIRTGDKVRIMRGDYKGIEGKVVEVDLKRYRIYVEGVTLKKVNGTEVFYPIHPSNVMIVELNLDDERRKKIIERRA; encoded by the coding sequence ATGAGACTTAAGAGTAAGCAACCAAGAAAGCAGAGGAAGTTTTTATATAACGCTCCTCTCCACTTAAGGCACAAGATAATGAGTGCCACACTATCACCAGAGCTCAGGGAGAAATACGGCGTAAGGAACCTGCCAATAAGGACTGGTGATAAGGTTAGAATTATGCGCGGAGATTACAAGGGTATTGAGGGTAAAGTTGTTGAAGTTGACTTAAAGAGATACAGGATTTACGTTGAGGGAGTCACACTTAAGAAGGTCAATGGAACTGAAGTGTTCTACCCAATACATCCCTCAAACGTTATGATTGTTGAGCTTAACCTTGACGATGAGAGAAGGAAGAAGATAATTGAGAGGAGGGCTTGA
- a CDS encoding 50S ribosomal protein L3: MGKISKPRRGSLAYSPRKRAKSIVPRIRKWPQEEEVRLLGFAGYKAGMTHILMIDDRPGLTKGKEIFMPVTIVETPPMVVFGIRAYKQGYLGLETATEVWIPNLNPDLKRRIKTLPKNYDEGAFQQKLGELEDLVKSGEIVEVRALVHTQPRLIKLKKKPEVMEYAVGGKSVEDKFAYLKEKLGKEIRAKEVLKEGELLDVIAVTKGKGTQGPVKRWGIKIQFHKAQRAGKGRHVGNLGPWHPARVMWTVPQAGQMGFHHRTEFNKRLIAIGENGFLELNGNKIEITPKGGFPHYGIVRSDFLMIAGSVPGAIKRIVRVRPAIRPPAKKPPVERPQITYVSRESKQ; the protein is encoded by the coding sequence ATGGGTAAGATTAGCAAGCCAAGAAGAGGTTCACTGGCGTATTCCCCAAGAAAAAGGGCCAAGAGCATAGTCCCAAGAATTAGGAAGTGGCCTCAAGAGGAGGAAGTGAGGTTACTCGGATTCGCTGGATACAAGGCAGGAATGACTCACATACTCATGATAGATGACAGACCAGGACTTACAAAGGGCAAAGAAATATTCATGCCGGTTACAATAGTTGAGACTCCACCAATGGTTGTCTTTGGAATCAGAGCATACAAACAGGGTTATCTTGGTCTTGAAACAGCAACAGAGGTCTGGATTCCAAATCTCAATCCAGACCTAAAGAGAAGGATCAAAACACTTCCAAAGAACTACGATGAAGGGGCATTCCAGCAGAAGCTTGGCGAGCTTGAAGACTTAGTTAAGAGCGGTGAAATTGTTGAAGTTAGGGCATTGGTTCACACTCAGCCAAGGCTCATCAAGCTCAAGAAGAAGCCGGAAGTTATGGAATACGCCGTTGGTGGAAAGAGTGTGGAGGACAAGTTTGCCTATCTAAAGGAAAAGCTTGGAAAAGAAATCAGGGCTAAGGAAGTCCTCAAGGAAGGTGAGCTTTTAGATGTTATAGCCGTCACAAAGGGTAAGGGAACTCAAGGTCCAGTTAAGAGATGGGGCATTAAGATTCAGTTCCACAAGGCTCAGAGAGCTGGAAAGGGAAGGCACGTTGGTAATCTCGGCCCATGGCATCCAGCAAGGGTTATGTGGACAGTTCCACAAGCCGGTCAGATGGGCTTCCACCACAGGACAGAGTTCAACAAAAGGTTGATCGCTATTGGTGAGAACGGATTTCTTGAGCTCAATGGCAACAAGATCGAGATTACACCAAAGGGCGGCTTTCCACACTATGGAATCGTTAGGAGTGACTTCCTCATGATTGCAGGTTCAGTGCCAGGTGCGATTAAGAGAATCGTCAGAGTCAGACCAGCAATCAGACCACCAGCTAAGAAGCCACCTGTTGAGAGGCCACAGATTACATACGTTAGTAGAGAATCAAAGCAGTGA
- a CDS encoding 30S ribosomal protein S17: MRDIGLRIQPPAEKCDDPKCPWHGHLKIHGRVFEGIVVSDKPRRTVTVERQYYHYLRKYERYELRRSKIHAHNPPCINAKAGDRVLIAETRPLSKTKHFVVVAVLQKAGKR; encoded by the coding sequence ATGAGAGACATTGGGTTGAGAATTCAACCTCCCGCTGAAAAATGTGATGATCCAAAGTGCCCCTGGCATGGGCACTTGAAGATCCACGGTAGGGTATTTGAAGGAATAGTTGTCAGTGACAAGCCAAGAAGAACAGTTACAGTTGAAAGGCAGTACTACCACTACCTTAGAAAGTACGAGAGATACGAGCTCAGAAGGAGCAAAATACATGCACACAATCCGCCATGCATCAATGCCAAAGCCGGTGATAGAGTGTTGATTGCCGAGACAAGGCCGTTAAGCAAGACAAAACACTTTGTCGTCGTTGCAGTTTTGCAGAAAGCTGGTAAGAGGTGA
- a CDS encoding 30S ribosomal protein S4e, with amino-acid sequence MARKGAKRHLKRLAAPTQWYIERKAYKWAVRPRPGPHNMRTSIPLLYIVRDYLGYAKTAREARKILNEGKILVDGKARKDYKFPVGIMDVVSIPETGEHYRVLPNRIGKLILHPISEEEAKIKPLRITRKVMVKGGNLQIGFHDGTNYLVKLSSLTDEVKDRFKTSYTVFMKMPEREITEILPFEIGAYVFVTQGKNVARIGKIVEVRHFPAGWPDVVTIEDQEGELFDTLKEYAFVIGKDKPGISLP; translated from the coding sequence ATGGCAAGGAAAGGTGCTAAGAGGCATTTAAAGAGGCTTGCAGCTCCAACTCAATGGTATATTGAGAGAAAAGCCTATAAGTGGGCTGTGAGACCAAGGCCAGGACCGCACAACATGAGAACATCAATTCCACTTCTCTACATTGTTAGAGATTACCTTGGCTATGCAAAGACGGCAAGAGAAGCAAGAAAGATACTCAACGAAGGCAAAATCCTCGTAGACGGCAAGGCAAGAAAAGACTACAAGTTTCCAGTTGGAATTATGGATGTTGTTTCAATCCCCGAGACTGGTGAGCATTACAGGGTTCTACCAAACAGAATTGGCAAGCTCATCCTCCATCCAATAAGCGAGGAAGAGGCTAAGATAAAGCCGCTTAGAATTACCAGGAAGGTCATGGTCAAGGGAGGAAACCTTCAGATTGGCTTCCATGATGGGACTAACTATCTCGTAAAGCTCAGCTCACTCACAGATGAAGTTAAAGACCGCTTCAAGACATCATACACGGTCTTCATGAAGATGCCGGAGAGAGAAATCACTGAGATACTTCCGTTTGAAATCGGTGCATACGTCTTCGTCACACAGGGTAAGAACGTTGCAAGAATCGGTAAGATAGTTGAGGTCAGACACTTCCCAGCGGGCTGGCCAGATGTTGTTACAATTGAAGATCAAGAAGGCGAACTCTTCGACACACTCAAAGAGTATGCCTTTGTTATTGGAAAGGACAAGCCAGGGATTTCACTGCCATGA